In Acanthopagrus latus isolate v.2019 chromosome 16, fAcaLat1.1, whole genome shotgun sequence, one DNA window encodes the following:
- the peli2 gene encoding E3 ubiquitin-protein ligase pellino homolog 2 isoform X2 translates to MFSSSQEEHCAPSKDPVKYGELVVLGYNGSLPNGDRGRRKSRFALYRRTKANGVKPSTVHILNTPQANKAVNCKGQHSISYTLSRNQTVVVEYCHDKDTDMFQIGRSTESPIDFVVTDTIAGGQEGEETPITQSTISRFACRVVCERNPPFTARIYAAGFDSSKNIFLGEKAAKWKNPDGHMDGLTTNGVLVMHPKGGFTTESKPGVWREISVCGDVYTLRETRSAQTPGKLVENESNILQDGSLVDLCGATLLWRTAEGLFHTPTQKHLEALRQEINAARPQCPVGLNTLAFPSMQRSRALSSLEDKQPWVYLACGHVHGYHNWGHRSEQEASTQRECPMCRMVGPYVPLWLGCEAAFYVDTGAPTHAFVPCGHVCSEKSVKYWAEIPLPHGTHAFHAACPFCATQLSLTQGCTKLIFQGPVD, encoded by the exons ATGTTTTCGTCAAGCCAAGAGGAGCACTGCGCCCCGTCCAAAGACCCGGTGAAGTACGGGGAGCTGGTGGTGCTGGG GTACAATGGCTCCCTGCCCAATGGAGATCGGGGTAGACGGAAAAGCAGATTTGCGCTGTACAGGAGGACCAAAGCCAATGGTGTTAAGCCGAGTACTGTGCACATCCTCAACACACCCCAGGCAAACAAG gctGTGAACTGTAAAGGCCAACACAGCATCTCCTACACGCTGTCCAGAAACCAGACGGTGGTGGTGGAGTACTGCcatgacaaagacacagacatgtTTCAG attggGCGTTCTACTGAGAGTCCCATTGACTTTGTGGTGACTGACACAATAGCAGGAGGCCAGGAGGGCGAGGAGACTCCCATCACTCAGAGCACCATCTCCCGTTTTGCCTGCCGAGTTGTCTGCGAGCGCAACCCGCCCTTCACTGCTCGCATCTACGCTGCTGGTTTTGATTCCTCCAAAAACATCTTCCTCGGG GAAAAAGCCGCAAAATGGAAGAATCCTGACGGTCACATGGATGGACTGACCACCAATGGCGTGCTGGTGATGCACCCTAAGGGCGGGTTCACGACGGAGTCAAAGCCTGGAGTCTGGAGGGAGATTTCTGTTTGTGGCGATGTttacacactgagagagacCCGCTCAGCACAGACCCCCGGCAAACTG GTGGAGAATGAGAGTAATATCCTGCAGGACGGCTCCCTGGTGGATCTGTGTGGAGCCACTTTACTGTGGCGTACTGCGGAAGGCCTCTTCCACACTCCCACCCAAAAGCATCTGGAGGCTCTCAGGCAGGAGATCAACGCGGCACGGCCCCAGTGCCCCGTGGGTCTCAACACGCTTGCCTTCCCCAGCATGCAACGCAGCCGCGCCCTCTCATCTCTCGAGGACAAGCAGCCATGGGTCTACTTGGCGTGCGGCCACGTGCACGGTTACCACAACTGGGGCCACCGTTCAGAGCAGGAGGCCAGCACTCAGCGAGAGTGTCCCATGTGCCGGATGGTTGGGCCCTACGTGCCGCTGTGGCTGGGCTGTGAGGCGGCTTTCTACGTGGACACAGGTGCACCAACACATGCCTTTGTGCCATGTGGACACGTGTGTTCGGAGAAGTCCGTCAAGTACTGGGCGGAGATCCCTCTGCCTCACGGCACCCACGCCTTCCACGCCGCCTGCCCCTTCTGTGCCACCCAGCTCAGTCTCACTCAGGGCTGTACCAAGCTAATCTTCCAGGGCCCGGTGGACTGA
- the peli2 gene encoding E3 ubiquitin-protein ligase pellino homolog 2 isoform X1, with the protein MNPALSKSDQGAPSYLKVGFMGFKEFGSGDGPLPQSPGYNGSLPNGDRGRRKSRFALYRRTKANGVKPSTVHILNTPQANKAVNCKGQHSISYTLSRNQTVVVEYCHDKDTDMFQIGRSTESPIDFVVTDTIAGGQEGEETPITQSTISRFACRVVCERNPPFTARIYAAGFDSSKNIFLGEKAAKWKNPDGHMDGLTTNGVLVMHPKGGFTTESKPGVWREISVCGDVYTLRETRSAQTPGKLVENESNILQDGSLVDLCGATLLWRTAEGLFHTPTQKHLEALRQEINAARPQCPVGLNTLAFPSMQRSRALSSLEDKQPWVYLACGHVHGYHNWGHRSEQEASTQRECPMCRMVGPYVPLWLGCEAAFYVDTGAPTHAFVPCGHVCSEKSVKYWAEIPLPHGTHAFHAACPFCATQLSLTQGCTKLIFQGPVD; encoded by the exons ATGAATCCCGCACTCAGCAAGTCTGACCAGGGCGCTCCCTCCTACCTTAAAGTTGGATTCATGGGGTTTAAGGAATTCGGAAGTGGTGATGGTCCCCTCCCCCAGTCCCCAGG GTACAATGGCTCCCTGCCCAATGGAGATCGGGGTAGACGGAAAAGCAGATTTGCGCTGTACAGGAGGACCAAAGCCAATGGTGTTAAGCCGAGTACTGTGCACATCCTCAACACACCCCAGGCAAACAAG gctGTGAACTGTAAAGGCCAACACAGCATCTCCTACACGCTGTCCAGAAACCAGACGGTGGTGGTGGAGTACTGCcatgacaaagacacagacatgtTTCAG attggGCGTTCTACTGAGAGTCCCATTGACTTTGTGGTGACTGACACAATAGCAGGAGGCCAGGAGGGCGAGGAGACTCCCATCACTCAGAGCACCATCTCCCGTTTTGCCTGCCGAGTTGTCTGCGAGCGCAACCCGCCCTTCACTGCTCGCATCTACGCTGCTGGTTTTGATTCCTCCAAAAACATCTTCCTCGGG GAAAAAGCCGCAAAATGGAAGAATCCTGACGGTCACATGGATGGACTGACCACCAATGGCGTGCTGGTGATGCACCCTAAGGGCGGGTTCACGACGGAGTCAAAGCCTGGAGTCTGGAGGGAGATTTCTGTTTGTGGCGATGTttacacactgagagagacCCGCTCAGCACAGACCCCCGGCAAACTG GTGGAGAATGAGAGTAATATCCTGCAGGACGGCTCCCTGGTGGATCTGTGTGGAGCCACTTTACTGTGGCGTACTGCGGAAGGCCTCTTCCACACTCCCACCCAAAAGCATCTGGAGGCTCTCAGGCAGGAGATCAACGCGGCACGGCCCCAGTGCCCCGTGGGTCTCAACACGCTTGCCTTCCCCAGCATGCAACGCAGCCGCGCCCTCTCATCTCTCGAGGACAAGCAGCCATGGGTCTACTTGGCGTGCGGCCACGTGCACGGTTACCACAACTGGGGCCACCGTTCAGAGCAGGAGGCCAGCACTCAGCGAGAGTGTCCCATGTGCCGGATGGTTGGGCCCTACGTGCCGCTGTGGCTGGGCTGTGAGGCGGCTTTCTACGTGGACACAGGTGCACCAACACATGCCTTTGTGCCATGTGGACACGTGTGTTCGGAGAAGTCCGTCAAGTACTGGGCGGAGATCCCTCTGCCTCACGGCACCCACGCCTTCCACGCCGCCTGCCCCTTCTGTGCCACCCAGCTCAGTCTCACTCAGGGCTGTACCAAGCTAATCTTCCAGGGCCCGGTGGACTGA